ACCCGGCGTGCCGCAAGAGTGGCAGGAAAGCTACGGCCTTTACTCGCAGGCCCTTGGCAAGTTCGGCAGCTACCTTGACGAGATGAAGAGACTAGTCGACAGCGACAACAAGAGCGGAGATCATGCAACGCTTGACTCTATCAAGGCCGAGATGAACGACTTGATAGACCGCTCGATAAAGGCTTTCCCGACTACTGCTGCTACCTGAGCACGTCGATTATCCGGTCCAGCCTTGCATCTGTTTTAAAGGCGCCAAAATTGAGCGAAGTCTTTGACGCTTTATAGCCGGCAGCGCGCAGCTTTTCGATTATCTTTGGTATCGAATGCGGGTTTGTCCTCAATTTTGAAGAGATCTCGTCTGCCTTGAAGTAATAGGGCACGTCGTCGATCTCGTCAAGGGCCGCATCAAGGACCTTTTTGCTTTTCTCGTCTTTGCCTGCTTGCTCTTTCATTTTTGCGACAAACCCCTTTTCGTGCAGGGGCCCCGTCCACAGCTGGCCTCCAACCCGGAGCTTTTTCTGGCACAGCTCGCACCTGGCGTTCCCGTCGTACTCGGCAGTTGCAAGCCGGTGGCCGCAGTTGAAGCAGTGCATCACGTGGCCGATGCTTGCATAGACGTCATTTGCCTCGCTAGAGCTGACCGATACCTGCGCGTACACCCGCAGGTAGTGCATCGTGGCGTGCGAAAACACCGGCTTTATCGCGAGCTCCAGCCTTGAAGCGGTGAGCGCTATCAGCGACGTGAGCAGGCGCAGCGCGGTCTCGTTGCCGTAGCTGTTGTTCAGCGGCCGGCCGTAGTAGCGGCGCAGGCACACTTCTGGATAGACGCCGCAGAGGACAGCCGTGTCCGTCGCGGTTATCGAGACCAGGCCGTCGTCAAGCGCGGCGCGAAGAACGCAGTCGACGTGGCGGGCGGGCGTCCCAAACGGGTCGAGGTCGACTATTCCAAAGCGCTCCTCGCTGTCGTTTCCCTTCATCAGAAACTTGCAGACTTCATTGACAGAGAAGCGGCATTTTCCAGAGACGCCGTTGAGTTCTGCAGATTTTCTGGCAGCTTCAATCGCTGTCGGGTTGGCGTCGTTTGCAAACACCTGCTCTATCTCCGGCACCTCCACTGCCACCCGCAAGGCCCGGGCGCCAATCCCGGTAAAGCCGTCTGCAAGCGTCTTTTCCTTCTTCAGCCGGGGAGCAAAGGCGCGGTACGCAAGTATTGAAAGGTCGCGGCTCTGCTTTGCCGCAGGGTTGAAAAAGGCAGGGACCTTGGGCGGCACCCTTTCCGTCAGGGACAGTGCTGGCACTAGCAGTCTTGTCTTGCACTCCACCGTCTCGACAAAGCCGTCCATGCAAGAGGGCTGTTTCATGCGATATTTATTATTGTAAGCGCAGGCACTGTCATGA
The sequence above is drawn from the Nitrososphaera viennensis EN76 genome and encodes:
- a CDS encoding tRNA (guanine(10)-N(2))-dimethyltransferase, giving the protein MDGFVETVECKTRLLVPALSLTERVPPKVPAFFNPAAKQSRDLSILAYRAFAPRLKKEKTLADGFTGIGARALRVAVEVPEIEQVFANDANPTAIEAARKSAELNGVSGKCRFSVNEVCKFLMKGNDSEERFGIVDLDPFGTPARHVDCVLRAALDDGLVSITATDTAVLCGVYPEVCLRRYYGRPLNNSYGNETALRLLTSLIALTASRLELAIKPVFSHATMHYLRVYAQVSVSSSEANDVYASIGHVMHCFNCGHRLATAEYDGNARCELCQKKLRVGGQLWTGPLHEKGFVAKMKEQAGKDEKSKKVLDAALDEIDDVPYYFKADEISSKLRTNPHSIPKIIEKLRAAGYKASKTSLNFGAFKTDARLDRIIDVLR